Sequence from the Bryobacteraceae bacterium genome:
GATGTCACTCCCACCGCGTACACGATGAGCGTCTCGCCAGGACGGGCCGGATTGCCGGCCCGCACCAAGCCGCCATCGGCATGTGTCACCAGTGGGCGCGCGTTGCGGTCACAAGAGGGCTCTTCGGGCAGCGCGTAGACCGCTCTCGGTTGGCCTGCGCAGCTTCCCGACAATATCCGGGTCGAACCAGCGAAGACCACTTCCTCGGATGCAACCGGCCGTCCGTTCATGATCACAGCAACCTCCTGACCACTGAGCGTATCGAAAATGTCGGGCCACTGGATCGTGATCGCCGCGCCCATTGGGCGGCCGACGCAACATTGTAGAACCGAAAGGATCGGCGCCTTCTGTTCCTTTTGCCCAGTTCGGGCCAACACTGAGATCCCACTGAGTTCGGTCGGCAGAGGAAATGTCGAAGCATAGGCTGGCGTCGGCGGCGCCTCGATGCCGAGGATCAGCAACGTCGTGATGTGACCGGGGTAGACGCTGGGTAGCCTTGGCAATCCCGTGGTGCCGATGATGCCGATCTGTGCCTGAGCCGATGGCGCCTGCAGTAGGACTAGGGTTGCAAAACTGACGAAGGCTAGTCTTGAAGTTTGGCCTCTCGACCGGCCCAGTCGACTCTCCGGGGAGAGACGTTCCAAAGTGTCGAACAAGCGGTGCATCTCTTCGGTCCCTTCTTCGACTGGCTGGTGAGTCTATTTCGGTTCCACGACGCTTCGGATACCCTGTTGCCTGTTGGCCGGATCACCGCTCTTCGCCCGCAACGGCGGATTCCCAGGCTCTCGCAAGACGGAACCGAGTTCGTAGGGGACAAACTGAGGCGTGAACTGATAGCTCCTGGCCTCGTCTCCCACCGGATCTACGACGAACGACTGACCAAGCCAGTTGCGCACAAGAGGGTGAAATGGTTCCTGTCGAATGTAAGGTGCCGACATCCACAGCCAGTCACCTGAAGCAATGCGCGCATAGTCGCCAGCACCGAAGCACGATATCGAACATCGGGGCGGAAGGGCGACATGCCAGAACGCTGGACGGATCGCGTCTTGAGAGCTGCCGGCGCAATCACCATAGGTAATAGCACCGAGGCCGTCGCTTCCGTGCGGGAAATAGACAGCCTTCTGAACGAAGCGTCTTCCATCGTCCGCCACCAGTTGGAGTGTGCCCGCCGCGACAGCATATGCCATGTAACAGGAGTTCCTCCCATCAAGGTCGCGGTGAACGAGGATGTTCAGAATTTCGAGGCTGGTCCAACTAGGGGGCGCTGAGCCAACGCCTGCGCCAGCGCTGAAAGTGAATACCAGATCCTTGATCGCGGCCCCGTCGGAAATTCCACCCGATAAAGGAGTTGACGAAGGGTTAACGCTGACCGGTCCGAGCCGGGCTGCAGCCACTAGACCGGGGACGAGAGAGAGGGAGGCGTGCGATTGGGCTGCAAATCATACAAGTGATCATTATTTATCACAAATTCACTCTGCCGGCAACCCCTGTTTATGCTCTTATTCTCGGCACAAGGCGGAGCGCATTTCTCGCCTTTGGGGGAAACGAGTGACGGCGCACCCGAAAGAACGATGCTATCGCGAAAACCACGCCAGGACACGCCGCTGGAACTCCGCCGCCGCCACCAACGACGCCCGCGTGTGCCCCGCGCCGGGCACCTCCCACAACTCCGTGTACCGCGGATTCGCCGCATGCAGCGCGCGCGACTGCGCCGGGGCCGTCCGCGTGTCGGCCAACCCGTGGATCAGCAGCACCGGCGTCGTCGCGTTGCGGAGGACCGCCTCCGGCGACGCAGCCTCCAGATCCACGCCGTAGCGGGCCCGCGCGTAGAGGAAGCCCGCCTCCAGCAACGGCCACCCGGCGAAGCGCGGCAGGCCGGTCAGCCGTGGAATGCGCTCAGCGGCGGCTTCGCGGAACGTCGAAAAGGAGCACTCCGCAACCAGCGCGCGAAAGCGGTTCTCCACGGCGAGCGATTGAATGAGGATCGCCGCGCCCATCGATTCGCCAAGTCCGAACAGTTGCCCCGCGCGCTGATCGCGAGCGAGAAAGTCGGCCCAGCGCCGCACGTCGCCGCGCTCATGGATCCCATAAGTCACCGCGTCGCCGCCGCTCACGCCGTGACCGCGGCTGTCGGCGGCCAGGGCCAAATATCCGTTGGCCGCGAAAAAGCGCCCGAAGCCATCCATGCCGCGGCGGGAGTCTCCAGCGCCGTGCAGCAGAAGGACCGCCTTCCCGTTGGATGCCGGCGGCCGGTAGAGCGCGCCGCGAAGAACCGCGCCGTCCGACGCGGTGACGGAAACCTCCATCCCGGGTGCGGTCTCCGGGGCGGGGCGATACCGGGGCGCGAGATGGAACGCGGTCTCAACCAGGAAGATCGACACTCCGGCCACGACGGTCCCGGCGAAGGCGAGGATGACGGCCACGCGGCGCATTTCCCACAAAGGTAGCACCGCTGGAAAACGCGATCCTTGCACCGCGCACGCATCCGCGTTAGCATCCAATCATGCTGCCGGAATTTCTCAATCGTCGCGATCTGTTCGTCCGCGGCGGCCTGCTCGCCGCCCTCTTTCCCGGAATCGCCACGCGCCGCGCCCACGCCGCCGCGCTCCGCATCGGCAACGATATTTATCAATCCATCGGCGCACGGCCGGTGGTCAATGCCAAAGGTACTTTTACCATCATCTCGGGCTCGCAGACGCTGCCCGAAGTCAAAGCCGCCATGGACCAGGCCTCACGCCACTACGTTCATATGGATGAACTGATGGACGCGGTGGGGCGGCGGCTCGCCGAGATCACGAAGGCCGAATGGGGCATGGTCTCTTCGGGGTGCGCCGCCGCGCTCGCCCACGCCGCCGCGGCCGCCATCTGCGGCGCGAATCCGGAGAAACTGCAGCGCCTGCCGGACACCCGGGGCCTCAAGAACGAAGTGATCGCACCCACCTATTCGCGCAACGTCTACGATCACGGGATCCGCGCCGTTGGCGCGCATTTTGTCAACGTCCGCACGGTGGACGAGTACAAGGCCGCCTTCAACGAACGGACCGCACTCGTCATGATCCTCGCCTCCCCGCCGGATTCGGGCGAGATGGGCCTGCAGGTGCTCGCGCCGATCGCCAAGCAGCACGGCGTGCCCGTGCTCGTCGACGCGGCCGCCGAGAAACTCACGATTCCGAACGTTCACCTCACGCGCGGAGCCGATCTCGTCGCCTACTCCGGCGGCAAGTGCCTTCGTGGGCCGCAAAGCGCCGGCCTCCTGCTCGGCAACAAGAAACTCGTCCAGACCGCGTGGATTCACTCGGCCCCGCACCACGCTTTCGGCCGTCCGATGAAGGCCGATAAGGAAGCGATCATGGGCATGCTCGCGGCCGTCGAAATGTGGGTCAAGCGCGATCACGACGCCGAGTGGAAGCAGTGGGAAGGCTGGCTCGATACGATCGCGAAGAGCGTGAAGCGGGTGCCGGGCGTGACCACCGAAGTGCTCCAGCCGAACGGCCTGTCGAACCACGCGCCGCGCTTGGCGATCAACTGGGATGGCGACGCGATGGGGATCGCCGGCCGTGAAGTGGAGAAGGCGATGCTCGACGGCGATCCGCGGGTGGTGATGGCCGGCGCATTCGGGGACCGGCGGTCCAACATGAAACGCAGCTCGGTCTCGGTGATGCCGTATATGATGATGCCGGGCGATGCGGAGATCGTGGCGCGGCGGCTCCATGAAGTGCTGACCACGCTCCCGAAGTCGCCCATGAAGCCGAAGGCGGAGGCCAAGGTGAACGTGGCCGGCCAGTGGGACGTCGAAGTCGAGTTCCTGACGGGCTCGGCGCAGCACGGGTTCATCTTCGAGCAGACCGGCGGGAGCCTGGTCGGCACGCACACGGGCGAGTTCCTCGGCGGCGACATTCGCGGGTCGGTGGAAGGCGACGACGTGTGGGTCCGCAGCTCGCACAAGTACGAAGGGACACGCCTTGGCTATGAGTTCATGGGCAAGGTCAGCGGCGACACGATGAGCGGCACGGTCGATCTCGGCGAGTACGGTCAGGCCACTTTCACCGCCAAGCGTCACAAGTACGGCGAGCCCGGTGGAATCGTCCGCCCGCTCAAGAATGTCTGATTTCGCGGTGCGCCAGGCGCGCGCGTCAGATTTCGACGCTCTGCTTCCGATGCGGCTGGCTCTCTGGGACGATTCCACGGCCGAGGAGTTGCGCAGGATTCTTGCTGGTCCTTGGACCGTCGGCGGCTTGCCGGCCGCCGTCCTGATCGCCGAAACGCTGTCGGGCGAGGCGGCGGGTTTCGCCGAGGTGAGCGTCCGCTCCTGCGCCGACGGCTGCGATGAGTCCCGGCCGGTGGGGTACATGGAGGGCTGGTTCGTGGCGGGCGCTCACCGGCGCCGCGGCGCGGGCCGTTGCCTGCTGGCGGCGGCCGAGCAGTGGGCGCGTGAAAAAGGCTGCCGCGAGTTTGCCTCCGATACCTGGGTCGACAATCACGCCTCCCATCGCACGCACCTCGCGCTCGGGTTCGAGGAAGTGGACCGCTGCATTCACTATCGAAAAACGCTCGGTTAACAATCGGCGCGGGCCCCCTGGACATTCCCTATCGGGAGGCGTAGTATATAAGCGGTTCATCGAGACGCCGTTTTTTTCCTTTCATACCGGTCTGATACTTAACTCCCTCTCGTTTAAGGAGCAGTCCATGTTCGAAAGTCTCGATGACACAATGAAGCACGACGACAAAGCGGCGTCTTCGCCGAAGGAACGGGCTGTCGTCTGGGTGGCTGTAGCCATTCTTTCGGTCTTGTTGTTCGGCGGCCTCTATTTTGGCGTGCAGTTCCTGAGCTGACCCCGGACGGGGTCGTGCTCGGACGCGAAACTCACGCGAGTCTCCAGGGTTTAACCTTGGAGAAGACATGCGGGTCTCTGCGCTCTTATTGACAGTCTTGGGGGCGTCCATCGCCTCCGCCGCCACATTCGGTACCGTTGTGCCGATCACCGGGAGTGTGTCGGATCTTGTCCTTGACGAGGCTCGCAACCGCCTCTACCTGGTCAATACGACCACCGACGAGGTCCTCGTCTATTCGACGCTCCAGCGACGGTTCCTGGACCCGATCCGCGTGGAGGATCAGCCGCTCGCCGCGGCTATTTCCCGCGACGGCCGCTTCCTGTATGTCACCTGCCACCTCGGCAACTCGCTGAACGTCATCAACCTCGACCAATTGCAGGTCTCCAACCGCATCGGGCTGCCGGCGCGGCCGCAAGGCGTCGCCGTTGGCTATGACGAACGCGTGCTGATCTCGACGGTGGGTACCGGAACGGGCAACCAGTTCAACGTCCTGCTGATTTACGATCCCGCGGCCACGGGGGGCGCGCAGGCGCTGACCCCCGTTCCCGTTTCCCCGCCGCCGGGAACCAATCCGCTGACGCCGCAGCAGAGCCTCGGCCGCGGCGGCCTTGTGAACCGCAGCTTTCTAGCCGCCAGCGCCGATGGCCGCTGGATCGCGGGCGCGAACATCCCGAACGCCAACAGCGAAGTGGTGTTTCTCTACGAAGCCGCGTCCGGAACGGTGCTCCGCAGCCGCCGCGTGACGGGCGTTTCCCCAGTCCTCTCGATGTCGCCGAGCGGGGACCGCTTTCTGGCGGGGCTCACCTTGTTCGACGCCAGCGACCTGACCGTGCTGGCGCAGCAGAACGCCGCCAACTCTCCTTACCCGCTGCCGAACGGCGCCAATTTCAATCTTCAGCAGAATCAGGGCGGAAGCGTCTTCACGCCGGACGGATCGCGGCTCTACACGGCCTTCAACTTCGCCCCGGTAACCAATCCGGCCACCCGCGCCAACGTCAGCCAGTTGATGCTCAACGACCCGGACAACCTGCTGATCGACTTCGCGCTGCAGATGCCGGAGAATATCGCCGGAAAGATGGTGATCAGCTCCGACGGACGGACGATCTACGCGCTGTCGGAATCCGGAATCGTGGTTGCGCCGGTTGGGACGATGATGCAGAGTCCGGTGGCGACCCTCGCCACCAATACCGTACTGCTCACCAATGACCAGTGCGGCGTCTTCGGGGATACGCGCTCGCAGAACCTGCTCGTACGGAACGCCGGCGCCGGGCGTATCACCGCGAGCCTCTCGCTGCTCCAGACGCAGGCGAATGCGAATCTCGCCGGTAATGCCGGACTGGGCGGCGCGGGCGGACCGGGCGGCGGCGCTCCAGGGGCTCTGCCGATCATCATCGTGGCGCCGCCGGGCGCGGCGGGCGGAGGCGCCGCGGCCACCGGACGGGCCGCTCAAATCACGGGCACGGCGCCCGTCGTGCGCGCCACCAACACCGCCCAGGGCGCCAACCTCCAATTCACCTACAACTCGCGCAACCTCGGTATCGGCACCGTATCGCCGTTTCATCAATATGTCGTGCAGTCGAACGAGGCGATCAACATCCCGCCCACGGTGCGCGTCTTTCAGAACAACCGGAATTCGGACTCGCGATCCGACATCATGCCGATCGCTACAGGGCTCTCCGCCGCCGAGGGGCTTGTCGATATCGTGCAGGACGCCAATCGCCGCCGGATCTACGTCGCCAACTCGGGGATGAATCGCGTGGAGGTGTTCGACCAGCGCACGCATGCCCTGCTGGCCCCGATCAAGGTCGGGCAGCTTCCGCGTTCGCTGGCCCTCACCCCGGACGGCGCAACGCTCTACGTGGCCAATAGCGGCAGCGAATCGATCACCATCATCGATACGGCCAAGCTCGAAGTGGTGGGACGCATCCGGTTTCCGGCGACGCCGTTCAACGCCACCGTTGCCCCGGTCCGTCCGCAGGCGCTCGCGTTCGGCCAGCGCGGGTTGTTGGTCGTCATGACCGACGGCACGATCTGGCGCGTGATCGGCAACGAGGCTACGCCCCGCCAGTTCAACACGCAGGTGATTCCGGCGAACAACCAGGGTGTCCAGATTCTGACAGCGCCGCGGACGATGGCCGCCAGCCCGAACGGCGAAGTGATCCTCGTGCTGGCCGGCAACGGATTCGTCTACCTCTACGATGCCAACCAGGACGATTTCGTCCAGGCGCGGCAGATCACCTCCGGCGCGATCCGGGGCTATTTCGGGCCCATCTCGGCGGGTCCGCGCGGCCAGTACTTCCTGGTGAACGGGCTGGTGCTCAACCAGGCGCTGACGCCGGTGGCCGACGCCGGGCAGATCGCCACCGGCAATACGGCCGGAAGCGCGACGAATGACCGGCCTGTGTCGGCGGTGGCCGCCATCGGGCTCACCTCGTTCGCGCGATTCACGCCGGCGTTTCTGAACAACGCCAATCAGCTTCTCACCGAACGTACGCCTCCGACGGTGGAGTTGGTGAATGCCACCAATTACCGTCCCACCGGAACGGCGCCCGCGGTGGAACGTCCGGTTTCGGCGCCCACTGGAAACCAGCGCGCCAATGTCGACGGCCGCACGATGGTGGTGGACACGGTGGACAACATGGCCTACGCGCTCACGGCCAGTGGTTTGAGCATGATTCCGCTCGCCGCGCAGCCGGCGGCTTCGCGGCCGTCGATCAATCCGAACGGCATCGTCGATCTCGCCAACTACCAGACGAAGGTGGCCTTCGGCGGGCTGTTCAGCATCTTCGGCGCCAATCTCGGCGAATCCGCCGCCGCGTCGTCTACCCCGCTCCCGACGAGGCTCGGCGGCATGTGCGTCACCGTGAACGACGTTCCGGTGCCCCTGCAGATGACTTCGCCCTCGCAGATCAACGCGCAGATCCCGCAGACGGCCACCGCCGGGCGCTTCCAGGTTGTGGTGCGGAACCTGGGCGACCGCAGCGCTTCCGTCCAGCGCCCCATCGACATCCAGAAATACGCACCGGCCGTGCTGGCCGACCCGTCCACCCAGCGCGCCTACGTCTTTCATGCCGACGGCAGCCCGGTGACGGCGAACAACCCCGCCAAGCGCGACCGTCCGATCACTCTCTACGCGATCGGCCTGGGACCAACGAAAGGTCCGCGTATCGGCGCGGGCGATGCCACGCCGGCCGACGAGCCATCCCTAACCGACAAAGTCGAGGTCTACTTCGGCGACCCCAGATACAACGGCGCGGAGATCATCGTCGAGTGGAGTGGACTGGTTCCCGGCTACGTCGGACTCTACCAGCTCAACCTGCGGGTCCCCGGCAACCACCTTCGGGGCGAAGCGCTGCCGATCACACTCAAGATCGGCAACGTCACAAGCGCCTCCGAGGGGCCGGTTGTCCCCACGATTGCGGTCGATTAAGCTAGGAACAGGGCTCGAAGCGTGCCCGGAGGGATCACGCGTGCGTGTGCGACCATAGCCGCGCGATGATTGTGGCGTCAGCCCGGCCTGTCTAGCACCCGGGTGGCCCAGTCCAGCAAGTCGACAAGATCACGTGGGGAATTATGAGAGATTCGTTGGTATTGAAAAAGATCCTAGTGGTGGCGATTGCGTTGGCGGCGGCCGGCTGCTCGACCGATAGCGAGGCTTCGCGGAAGCGCCTGCTCGAGACCGGCAACAAATACTACGAGGCGGGGAAGTATAAGGAAGCCTCGATCGTCTACCGGCGGCTGCTGCAAAGAAACCAGAAATACGGCCCGGCTTACTATCAGCTCGGTCTGGCTGAATTGAAGTCGGGGCGGTACAGCGAAGCCCTTCAGGCTCTCCGGCGCGCGGTGGAACTGCAGCCGGATAACGCCGACGCTCACACCAAGCTGGGAGATCTCTATCTCGCGGCCTACATGAGTAATCCGCGGACGATGAAGCAGTTCCTCAACGAATTCGAAAGCCTTTCGCAGACTCTTCTCAAACGGAACCCCAAGGATTTTCAAGGCCTGCGCATGCGCGGCTTTTATCTGAACGCCACCGGCGACGCGGCCGGCGCCGTGGATGCCTTCCAGCAGGCGATCGAACAGAAGCCCACCGATGCCGCGATCCGGCTGGCGCTCGCCCAGGCGCTTGTGCGCACCGAGAAGTTCGCCGAGGCGGAAAAGGTAACCCGCGAAGCCATCGAGATCGACAAGAAACTCTCGGCCTCCTACGATTTTCTCTACCTGCTCAAGATGCGCGATAAAGATGTGGCCGAGGGGGAGAAAACCCTGAAGGCCAAGATCGCGAACAATCCCGAGCATCCCGAGTACGAAGTGGAACTGGCCGCGCACTATCTGCGGAACAAGCAGCGTCCGGAGATGCTGGCCGCGATCGACCGTCTTCTCAAGAGCAAGATCCAGGCTCCGTACCAGACGGCCGGCGACTTCTATCTGCGGGCCGGCGACACGGCAGCGGCGACACAGATGTACGAGCAGGGCGTGAAGTCGGACCCGGAACATAAGGCCAACTATCAGAAGCGGCTCACGGAACTGATGGCGATGCAGGGCAAGCGCCAGGAGGCAATCGCCCTCGCCCAGCAATTGGTGGAGCAGAACGGGGACGATCCGGAAGCCCGCGCCATCCGCGCCGCTCTCCGGCTGCAGGGCGGAAAGAAGGAAGATCTCGAAGGCGCGATCGCAGAACTGCTTGAGGTGGTGAAGAAGCTACCCAACAACCCGGTAGTGCGGTTCAACCTCGGTGAGGCCTACCTGGCCAAAGGCGAGGTCGATCCGGCGATCGTCCAGTTCCAGGAAGCGCTCAAGGCGCGGCCGAACTACGTGCAGCCCAAGCTCTCCCTCGCCCGGATTCACCTCTCGCGCCGGGAATTCGCCCGCGCCCAGCAATTGGCCGACGAGGCCCTGCAGGCGGCGCCGGCGCTGCTGGTGGCCAAGCTGATCCGGATTTCTTCTCTGATTGGACTGCAGGACAAGCGCGCCGCCCGGGAAGACCTTACGAAGCTCCTCGCCGAGAAGCCGGACCTCGCCGACGCACGGTATCTTCTGGGCGTCCTCGACGTGGCCGAGAACCGGATGGCCGACGCCGAGAAGAACTTCGCCGCTCTCTATCAATCGAACAATACCGACCTTCGCGGCCTGCTCGGCCTGGTGGAGATCTACGCGAGCACGAACCGCATGGATCGCGCCCGGGAACTGGTGGAGCGCGAGATGAAGAACTCGCCGGCCAATCCGCGGGGACTCCGGATCGCGCACGCGAATCTTTCGGTGCGGTCCAAGAACTACGACGAGGCCGCCACCACCTACCGCGCCCTGCTGCAGGAGACGCCGGAAGATGCGAGCCTGTGGATGCGGCTGGGTGAAACGTACCGCCGCTCGGGCAAGATGGAAGAGTGCGTGGAGTCCTTGCAGAAGGCCACGCAGGCGGCTCCGAACGCGCCCGGCCCGTGGCTTCAGCTTGCGCTTGTCATGGAGTCCGCCGGCCGTCACGACAAGACCCGTCCGATCTACGAGCATCTGCTGAAGATCGCGCCGGACAACCCGATCGCGCTGAACAATCTGGCGTTCATGATGGCCGAGACCGGCAAGGACCTGGATCAGGCCCTCTCCTACGCACAGAAGGCCAAGCAGCAGTTGCCGAACAACGATGACATCGCCGACACGCTCGGCTGGGTCTACATCAAGAAGAACCTCAGCGACGACGCGATCAAAATCTTCAACGAACTCCTCTCCAAGCAGCCGAGCCATGTCACTTGGCGGTACCATCTCGCCATGGCCCTGTTCCAGAAGGGGGACAAGCTCCAGGCCAAGAAGGAACTGCAGGTGGCGCTGAAGAACAGCCCCAAGCCTGAGGAAGAGAAGAAGATCAACGACTTGTTGGCGCGCATCGGATAGCGCTCCAGCCTCGAAGCCTCGCTTGAATCACCCTGCGTTTCCCTATGTCGCGCCGATGGCGCTGTTTCTGGTGTTGCTCGCCGCGGGCGACATCCTCGGGCTCGGCGCGTGGGAGTATCCATTCCGGTGCGCCGCTCTGGCCGCCGCGCTCTGGTTCTGGTCGCGCGGGGTTATCGATCTCCGCGTCCGGTCTCTGATTCCCTCGGCGGCCATCGGCGCCGTCGTCTTCGCGATTTGGGTTGGGCCCGACGTTCTCTGGCCCTCCTATCGCGCCCATTGGCTATTTTCCAATTCGATCACCGGTTTGCCGGAGAGCTCTTTCCCGGCGGCTCACCGGGACTCGGCGATGGCTCTGCTGTTCCGTTCCATTCGCGCCACGTTGCTTGTGCCGGTGGTGGAAGAGCTTTTCTGGCGGAGCTGGCTCATGCGGTGGATCATCAAGCCGGACTTCCTTTCGGTTCCGCTCGGCGCCTGGTCGGCCAAGGCGTTCTGGATCACCGCCGTGTTGTTCGCCGCCGAACACGGCTCCTACTGGGACGTGGGCCTTGTGTGCGGCGTCATATACAATGCGTGGATGGTGCGCACGCGCAGCCTGGGCGACTGCATTCTCGCTCACGCCGTCACCAACGGCCTGCTGTGCGCCTACGTGATCTCCGGCGGCCACTGGCAGTATTTGTAGATTTCCGCCGGGAACTCCGATGACGCTGCTAATCCGCGGCGCCCGGCAGTTGATTACCGCCCAGGGCTCCGCCGGACCCCGCCGCGGGACCTGTCTCTCCGATCTCCGCATCATTCCCGCCGGCGCCGTCCTCATTCGCGATGGACGCATCGAGCAGGTGGGTCCCGCTTCCCGCGTCGAACGCCTCGAGGCCGCCCGCAAGGCCCGCCCAATCGACGCCTTCGGACGCGTCGTGATGCCCGGGTTCGTGGACCCGCTTTCGCGCCCTCTCTCCGGACCGCTCCTCGCCACCCGGGAATCGGCCCGCAAGGCAATGGCTGGGTACTCTTCGCAGCGCATGGAGATCGAGGCGGGCCGCAGGATCTCCGCCGCCGCGCGGCAAGGCGTCACCACGGCCGGCGCCGGCTGTGGCTACTGCGCGTCGCCGGAGCGCGAACGAAAAGCGCTGCGCGTCCTGGCCAAACTCAACGGCCGCGACGCCAACATCGTCGGCCAGTATCACGCCCTCGGCGCGGAAGCCGCGGCCGAACCCGGTCTGTGGAATTCGCTCGTGGCGAAAAAGCTCGCCGCGGCGGCCGTCTCACCCTCTCCGGAAACCTGCGCCGCCGCGACAGCCGCCGGTCTCCGGGCGATACGCCTGCACCCGGGCTTCGCCGATTCCGGACCGGTACGCATCCTTCTTCCGGGCGAAGCCTATCACGGCGAAGCACCGTATCCACCTGCGCGACAATGGATCGAGCAAGGAATGCCGGTGGCGCTCGCCACGGGCTTCGATCTTTGCTCCTGCCCGATCGCCTCCATGCCGATGATCCTTTCCCTCGCCTGCGCCCAGATGCGGATGACGCCCGAACAGGCGATTCTCGCGTCCACCGTCAACGCGGCGCACGCGCTCGCGGCCGGAGCCCTCTGCGGCTCCATTGAGGCCGGCAAGCGCGCCGACATCCTCATCCTCGAGACCGGGGACTACCGTGACGCCGTTTACCTGGCCGGACAGAATCCGGTGGCGCTCGCCATCGTCGCCGGAAAACCGCTGGGTCCTCGT
This genomic interval carries:
- a CDS encoding alpha/beta fold hydrolase; its protein translation is MRRVAVILAFAGTVVAGVSIFLVETAFHLAPRYRPAPETAPGMEVSVTASDGAVLRGALYRPPASNGKAVLLLHGAGDSRRGMDGFGRFFAANGYLALAADSRGHGVSGGDAVTYGIHERGDVRRWADFLARDQRAGQLFGLGESMGAAILIQSLAVENRFRALVAECSFSTFREAAAERIPRLTGLPRFAGWPLLEAGFLYARARYGVDLEAASPEAVLRNATTPVLLIHGLADTRTAPAQSRALHAANPRYTELWEVPGAGHTRASLVAAAEFQRRVLAWFSR
- a CDS encoding aminotransferase class V-fold PLP-dependent enzyme yields the protein MLPEFLNRRDLFVRGGLLAALFPGIATRRAHAAALRIGNDIYQSIGARPVVNAKGTFTIISGSQTLPEVKAAMDQASRHYVHMDELMDAVGRRLAEITKAEWGMVSSGCAAALAHAAAAAICGANPEKLQRLPDTRGLKNEVIAPTYSRNVYDHGIRAVGAHFVNVRTVDEYKAAFNERTALVMILASPPDSGEMGLQVLAPIAKQHGVPVLVDAAAEKLTIPNVHLTRGADLVAYSGGKCLRGPQSAGLLLGNKKLVQTAWIHSAPHHAFGRPMKADKEAIMGMLAAVEMWVKRDHDAEWKQWEGWLDTIAKSVKRVPGVTTEVLQPNGLSNHAPRLAINWDGDAMGIAGREVEKAMLDGDPRVVMAGAFGDRRSNMKRSSVSVMPYMMMPGDAEIVARRLHEVLTTLPKSPMKPKAEAKVNVAGQWDVEVEFLTGSAQHGFIFEQTGGSLVGTHTGEFLGGDIRGSVEGDDVWVRSSHKYEGTRLGYEFMGKVSGDTMSGTVDLGEYGQATFTAKRHKYGEPGGIVRPLKNV
- a CDS encoding GNAT family N-acetyltransferase, producing MSDFAVRQARASDFDALLPMRLALWDDSTAEELRRILAGPWTVGGLPAAVLIAETLSGEAAGFAEVSVRSCADGCDESRPVGYMEGWFVAGAHRRRGAGRCLLAAAEQWAREKGCREFASDTWVDNHASHRTHLALGFEEVDRCIHYRKTLG
- a CDS encoding beta-propeller fold lactonase family protein, translated to MRVSALLLTVLGASIASAATFGTVVPITGSVSDLVLDEARNRLYLVNTTTDEVLVYSTLQRRFLDPIRVEDQPLAAAISRDGRFLYVTCHLGNSLNVINLDQLQVSNRIGLPARPQGVAVGYDERVLISTVGTGTGNQFNVLLIYDPAATGGAQALTPVPVSPPPGTNPLTPQQSLGRGGLVNRSFLAASADGRWIAGANIPNANSEVVFLYEAASGTVLRSRRVTGVSPVLSMSPSGDRFLAGLTLFDASDLTVLAQQNAANSPYPLPNGANFNLQQNQGGSVFTPDGSRLYTAFNFAPVTNPATRANVSQLMLNDPDNLLIDFALQMPENIAGKMVISSDGRTIYALSESGIVVAPVGTMMQSPVATLATNTVLLTNDQCGVFGDTRSQNLLVRNAGAGRITASLSLLQTQANANLAGNAGLGGAGGPGGGAPGALPIIIVAPPGAAGGGAAATGRAAQITGTAPVVRATNTAQGANLQFTYNSRNLGIGTVSPFHQYVVQSNEAINIPPTVRVFQNNRNSDSRSDIMPIATGLSAAEGLVDIVQDANRRRIYVANSGMNRVEVFDQRTHALLAPIKVGQLPRSLALTPDGATLYVANSGSESITIIDTAKLEVVGRIRFPATPFNATVAPVRPQALAFGQRGLLVVMTDGTIWRVIGNEATPRQFNTQVIPANNQGVQILTAPRTMAASPNGEVILVLAGNGFVYLYDANQDDFVQARQITSGAIRGYFGPISAGPRGQYFLVNGLVLNQALTPVADAGQIATGNTAGSATNDRPVSAVAAIGLTSFARFTPAFLNNANQLLTERTPPTVELVNATNYRPTGTAPAVERPVSAPTGNQRANVDGRTMVVDTVDNMAYALTASGLSMIPLAAQPAASRPSINPNGIVDLANYQTKVAFGGLFSIFGANLGESAAASSTPLPTRLGGMCVTVNDVPVPLQMTSPSQINAQIPQTATAGRFQVVVRNLGDRSASVQRPIDIQKYAPAVLADPSTQRAYVFHADGSPVTANNPAKRDRPITLYAIGLGPTKGPRIGAGDATPADEPSLTDKVEVYFGDPRYNGAEIIVEWSGLVPGYVGLYQLNLRVPGNHLRGEALPITLKIGNVTSASEGPVVPTIAVD
- a CDS encoding tetratricopeptide repeat protein produces the protein MKKILVVAIALAAAGCSTDSEASRKRLLETGNKYYEAGKYKEASIVYRRLLQRNQKYGPAYYQLGLAELKSGRYSEALQALRRAVELQPDNADAHTKLGDLYLAAYMSNPRTMKQFLNEFESLSQTLLKRNPKDFQGLRMRGFYLNATGDAAGAVDAFQQAIEQKPTDAAIRLALAQALVRTEKFAEAEKVTREAIEIDKKLSASYDFLYLLKMRDKDVAEGEKTLKAKIANNPEHPEYEVELAAHYLRNKQRPEMLAAIDRLLKSKIQAPYQTAGDFYLRAGDTAAATQMYEQGVKSDPEHKANYQKRLTELMAMQGKRQEAIALAQQLVEQNGDDPEARAIRAALRLQGGKKEDLEGAIAELLEVVKKLPNNPVVRFNLGEAYLAKGEVDPAIVQFQEALKARPNYVQPKLSLARIHLSRREFARAQQLADEALQAAPALLVAKLIRISSLIGLQDKRAAREDLTKLLAEKPDLADARYLLGVLDVAENRMADAEKNFAALYQSNNTDLRGLLGLVEIYASTNRMDRARELVEREMKNSPANPRGLRIAHANLSVRSKNYDEAATTYRALLQETPEDASLWMRLGETYRRSGKMEECVESLQKATQAAPNAPGPWLQLALVMESAGRHDKTRPIYEHLLKIAPDNPIALNNLAFMMAETGKDLDQALSYAQKAKQQLPNNDDIADTLGWVYIKKNLSDDAIKIFNELLSKQPSHVTWRYHLAMALFQKGDKLQAKKELQVALKNSPKPEEEKKINDLLARIG
- a CDS encoding CAAX prenyl protease-related protein; this encodes MNHPAFPYVAPMALFLVLLAAGDILGLGAWEYPFRCAALAAALWFWSRGVIDLRVRSLIPSAAIGAVVFAIWVGPDVLWPSYRAHWLFSNSITGLPESSFPAAHRDSAMALLFRSIRATLLVPVVEELFWRSWLMRWIIKPDFLSVPLGAWSAKAFWITAVLFAAEHGSYWDVGLVCGVIYNAWMVRTRSLGDCILAHAVTNGLLCAYVISGGHWQYL